A single Mercenaria mercenaria strain notata chromosome 9, MADL_Memer_1, whole genome shotgun sequence DNA region contains:
- the LOC128559284 gene encoding alkaline phosphatase, tissue-nonspecific isozyme-like, whose translation MNERISTSSLPPPPLMHTFPVVLKPHSLTSVKSTWFRQGFKDIEEEINKKKNTNIAKNIIIFIGDGMGVSTVTAARILDGQNNGRPGEENVLSFEEFDNVALSKTYNVDFMTPDSAGTATAMLCGVKTNVATLGLDGRAVYSDCAASENAGQLDSLLHWAQAAGKRTGIVTTARVTHATPAAAYAKTPNRDWEGDTEMTKDDAPCKDIARQLIEDNPDINVILGGGRKFFLPDSKEDPETNSVDPAQRQDGRDLIEVSLLDLHITNSIDCWNDRHAHIMTHIVNSLD comes from the exons ATGAATGAGCGTATATCCACCTCATCCCTACCACCACCCCCACTTATG cATACTTTTCCTGTTGTACTCAAACCTCACTCTCTTACTTCAGTAAAGTCGACATGGTTCAGGCAAGGTTTCAAAGATATCGAAgaggaaataaacaaaaagaagaacACCAACATAGCcaagaatataattattttcattggAGATGGAATGGGCGTTTCAACGGTGACAGCTGCCAGAATACTAGATGGTCAGAATAACGGTAGACCTGGAGAGGAAAATGTTCTGTCTTTTGAAGAGTTCGACAACGTAGCTTTATCCAAG acaTACAACGTCGACTTTATGACACCAGACTCTGCTGGTACGGCTACAGCTATGCTATGCGGTGTGAAAACAAATGTTGCAACTCTAGGACTCGATGGACGAGCAGTATATTCAGACTGTGCTGCATCGGAAAATGCTGGACAGTTAGACTCTTTGCTTCATTGGGCCCAGGCTGCAG GTAAACGAACCGGAATTGTAACTACAGCTAGAGTTACACATGCCACACCAGCCGCCGCTTATGCTAAAACACCAAACCGAGACTGGGAGGGCGACACTGAAATGACGAAGGACGATGCACCATGTAAAGATATTGCTAGGCAGCTCATCGAAGACAATCCAGATATAAAT GTAATTCTAGGTGGAGGAAGAAAATTCTTTCTCCCTGACAGCAAAGAAGATCCAGAAACAAACAGTGTTGATCCAGCCCAGAGACAAGATGGAAGGGATCTCATAGAGGTATCATTATTAGACTTACACATAACTAACAGTATTGATTGTTGGAATGACAGACATGCACACATAATGACTCACATAGTTAACAGTCTTGATTGA